Proteins encoded within one genomic window of Formosa agariphila KMM 3901:
- a CDS encoding Gfo/Idh/MocA family protein, translating to MNSRRNFVKNTALAGVAATLLPNLGFSNMLGTSDERIKLGFIGIGLRGTNHLNNVLLRKDVEITAICDIDPKRTDIALKQIEKAGFNKPQVFGKSENDYKNLLALKDVDAVIIATPWLWHTRMAVEAMKAGKYTGLEVSAANTMEECWDLVNIHEETGTHLMILENVNYRRDVLAVLNMVKQNIFGELLHFRCGYQHDLRFVKFNDGKTAYGKGAEFGDKGISESAWRTQHSLLRNADVYPTHGVGPVAVMSDINRGNRFLSLTSHATKARGLNKYIVDTAGEDHPNAKLRFKQGDIITSTIETANGETIIVTHDCNSPRPYSLGFRVQGTEGLWEVDGNRIHIDGQSKAHTWDDADSWLKKYDHPLWKKYGEKAMGAGHGGMDFFVMNAFIESVKQNIAPPMDAYDAAAWSAITPLSEASIENNGEPQDFPDFTRGQWVKRKPYNWMKDTY from the coding sequence ATGAACTCAAGAAGAAACTTTGTAAAAAATACAGCCTTAGCTGGAGTTGCTGCTACTCTACTTCCCAACCTGGGGTTTAGTAACATGTTAGGAACATCTGATGAAAGAATAAAACTAGGTTTTATAGGTATCGGTTTGCGTGGTACAAATCATTTAAACAACGTATTATTAAGAAAAGATGTAGAAATAACAGCTATTTGTGATATCGATCCTAAAAGGACAGATATTGCTTTAAAGCAAATTGAAAAAGCAGGCTTTAATAAACCACAAGTCTTTGGAAAATCTGAAAATGATTATAAGAACTTATTAGCATTGAAAGATGTTGACGCTGTAATAATTGCTACACCTTGGCTATGGCATACACGTATGGCTGTAGAAGCGATGAAAGCGGGAAAATATACCGGACTTGAAGTATCTGCTGCCAATACGATGGAAGAGTGTTGGGATTTAGTAAATATTCATGAGGAGACTGGTACTCATCTTATGATTTTAGAAAATGTAAATTACAGAAGGGATGTACTAGCTGTACTAAATATGGTTAAACAAAATATATTTGGTGAATTGTTGCACTTTAGATGTGGATATCAGCACGATTTACGTTTTGTTAAATTTAATGATGGTAAAACTGCTTATGGAAAAGGCGCCGAATTTGGAGACAAAGGTATTTCAGAATCTGCTTGGCGTACTCAACATTCATTACTACGAAACGCAGATGTTTACCCTACACATGGTGTCGGACCTGTAGCCGTAATGAGTGATATCAATAGGGGAAATCGTTTTTTATCCCTTACATCTCATGCTACTAAAGCACGTGGTTTAAATAAATACATTGTAGATACTGCTGGAGAAGATCATCCTAATGCAAAACTACGTTTTAAACAAGGGGATATTATAACAAGTACCATTGAGACGGCAAATGGAGAAACTATAATTGTAACCCATGATTGTAATTCACCGAGACCTTATTCATTAGGTTTTAGAGTTCAGGGTACGGAAGGACTTTGGGAAGTGGATGGAAATAGAATTCACATAGATGGGCAATCAAAAGCACATACATGGGATGATGCAGATTCATGGCTAAAAAAATACGACCACCCATTATGGAAAAAATATGGTGAAAAAGCTATGGGAGCTGGACATGGAGGAATGGACTTTTTTGTTATGAATGCATTTATTGAGTCTGTTAAGCAAAATATTGCACCTCCAATGGATGCATACGATGCTGCTGCTTGGAGTGCAATAACACCATTATCTGAAGCTTCTATAGAAAATAACGGGGAACCACAAGATTTCCCTGATTTCACTAGAGGACAGTGGGTTAAACGTAAACCTTATAATTGGATGAAAGATACTTATTAA
- a CDS encoding SusC/RagA family TonB-linked outer membrane protein — MKKQFTFLLLTLAACLCFEARAQSDPRIISGTVVDDNNVPILGLNVVITGTTTGTTTDFDGNYSIQVPEDMQTLSYTYIGYLSQTITINNQTVIDVKMITDVSKLDEVVIVAYGSQKKEAITSSVVSVNSEELEDITTPDVSSMLQGKAAGVQVSATGGSPGASPEILIRGRSSLGGSVTPLWVVDGVIQHGTPIINPNDVDTVSVLKDASATALYGSRGANGVIIVNTKRGEVGKSEITVSYKTGMNQFNMGNFEVMNSQELYDYNLQLGNNNPWFSEDLLSRDTDWIDIGTQTGIVKDANISFTSGTENLNLFLNTGYYGETGTLKGNELNRYTFRMNLDYQMSERFKLKPKISFSFDERDNVAEAPLYDLYLNLPWDLPYDENGEVVNANESQDWIGRDGRNYLYDQQWNYSSSSIFNMSANLDFEYKILKNLTFLSTNNFTLYRSLSKSYTDPRSNAGLANTGSVSDATANRFTRLTTQMLRYKNSFNESHDLSVLAGYEYNDYKYETFGATGTGIIPGGEVLDIASKPGAISGLTNEYALQSYFLAAEYGYADRYFLKGSIRRDGASNFGLDSQYGNFFSISGGWLIHNESFFNSRAINELKLRASYGTVGNRPSSLYPYQGTYAVDTQYVGVPGAILSQFGNPDLSWEKSFETNLALDINLFNRISATFEYYNKDTSDLLYYVSLPDITAYSGYWENIGGVNNSGFEASFNADIIQKDNFNWNIGFNIGVNKNEVTELYEADELPQGRKLWKVGENADSWYMRKWAGVHPGDGNPLWEVVDPETGDISYTSDYASATVQFLDKASTPEFVGGFNSSWSYKGLTLSTSFDFSKGGYIYNSSRELFDSDGIYPTFNQQVLSDGWSRWEEPGDQATHPRPVSGGNNNSNKPSSRYLEDGSFFRMRNVTLSYNLPPLVLSQLKLSNINVYVSGDNLFTITNYSGVDPSVGGITGEASLSYPIPKRLVLGLNVSF, encoded by the coding sequence ATGAAAAAACAATTTACTTTTTTATTACTAACACTAGCTGCCTGCTTATGTTTTGAAGCTAGAGCACAGAGCGATCCTAGAATTATTTCTGGAACCGTGGTAGACGATAACAATGTTCCTATTTTAGGATTAAACGTTGTCATAACGGGTACAACAACAGGAACAACAACCGATTTTGACGGGAATTATTCTATTCAAGTACCAGAAGATATGCAGACACTGTCTTACACATATATAGGCTATTTATCTCAGACTATAACGATTAATAATCAAACTGTAATTGATGTAAAAATGATAACAGATGTGTCTAAATTAGATGAAGTTGTTATTGTTGCCTATGGATCACAGAAAAAAGAAGCAATTACATCATCTGTTGTAAGTGTAAATTCAGAAGAACTAGAGGACATCACAACACCTGATGTATCTTCTATGCTTCAGGGAAAAGCTGCAGGTGTTCAAGTTTCTGCAACAGGTGGTTCTCCAGGAGCTTCACCAGAGATTTTAATTAGAGGTCGATCTTCTTTAGGGGGTAGTGTTACTCCTTTATGGGTTGTAGACGGTGTTATACAACATGGTACTCCTATTATAAACCCAAATGATGTAGATACAGTTTCTGTTTTAAAAGATGCATCTGCTACCGCATTATACGGATCTAGGGGAGCAAATGGAGTTATTATTGTAAACACCAAACGAGGAGAAGTCGGTAAATCAGAAATTACCGTAAGTTATAAAACTGGAATGAACCAATTTAACATGGGAAATTTCGAGGTTATGAACTCACAAGAGTTATACGATTATAATCTGCAATTAGGTAACAATAACCCTTGGTTTAGTGAGGATTTATTATCTAGAGATACAGATTGGATAGATATAGGAACTCAAACAGGAATAGTAAAAGACGCAAATATATCTTTTACCTCTGGAACCGAAAATTTAAACCTTTTCTTAAACACTGGATATTATGGTGAAACTGGAACTTTAAAAGGAAATGAACTTAATCGTTATACATTTCGTATGAATCTAGACTACCAAATGTCTGAACGTTTTAAATTAAAACCAAAAATCTCATTTAGTTTTGATGAAAGAGATAATGTTGCAGAAGCACCTTTATACGATTTATATTTAAATTTGCCTTGGGATTTACCTTACGATGAAAATGGAGAAGTTGTAAATGCTAATGAATCTCAAGATTGGATTGGACGTGATGGCCGAAATTATCTTTATGACCAACAATGGAACTACTCTTCTAGTAGCATATTTAATATGAGTGCTAATTTAGATTTTGAATATAAAATTCTTAAAAACTTAACATTCTTATCTACCAATAACTTTACGCTATACCGTTCGTTATCTAAATCCTATACAGACCCTAGATCTAACGCTGGTTTAGCAAATACAGGTAGTGTTAGCGATGCCACAGCAAATAGATTTACTCGATTAACAACTCAAATGTTGAGATATAAAAACTCGTTTAATGAATCTCATGATTTATCTGTTTTGGCAGGATATGAATATAACGATTACAAATATGAAACTTTTGGAGCAACTGGAACTGGAATCATCCCAGGGGGTGAAGTTTTAGATATTGCTAGCAAACCAGGTGCTATTAGCGGACTTACTAATGAGTATGCTTTACAATCTTACTTTTTAGCAGCTGAATATGGTTATGCAGATCGTTACTTTTTAAAAGGTTCTATTCGTAGAGACGGAGCTTCTAACTTTGGTTTAGATAGCCAATATGGAAATTTTTTCTCTATAAGTGGTGGTTGGTTAATACATAACGAATCTTTTTTTAATAGTAGAGCGATAAACGAACTTAAATTACGTGCAAGTTATGGTACTGTTGGTAATAGACCATCATCATTATATCCTTACCAAGGCACATATGCTGTAGATACACAGTATGTTGGTGTTCCAGGAGCTATATTAAGTCAATTTGGGAATCCTGACTTATCTTGGGAAAAATCATTTGAAACAAACCTAGCTTTAGATATAAATTTATTTAACAGAATTAGTGCCACTTTTGAATACTATAACAAGGACACTTCAGATTTATTATACTATGTGAGTTTACCAGACATTACAGCTTACAGTGGTTATTGGGAAAATATAGGAGGAGTAAACAATAGTGGTTTTGAAGCTTCTTTTAATGCTGACATTATTCAAAAAGATAATTTCAATTGGAATATTGGTTTTAATATTGGTGTAAACAAAAATGAAGTTACAGAACTTTACGAAGCAGACGAATTACCTCAAGGGCGTAAGCTTTGGAAAGTTGGCGAAAACGCAGACTCGTGGTATATGAGAAAATGGGCAGGTGTTCATCCCGGGGATGGAAATCCGTTATGGGAAGTTGTAGACCCAGAAACAGGAGATATTAGCTACACTAGTGATTATGCAAGTGCAACTGTTCAGTTTTTAGATAAGGCTTCAACACCAGAATTTGTTGGAGGATTTAATTCTAGTTGGTCATATAAGGGATTGACTTTATCTACTTCATTCGATTTCTCTAAAGGAGGATATATCTACAATTCTTCAAGAGAATTATTCGACTCAGATGGGATTTATCCAACATTTAACCAACAAGTACTTAGTGATGGATGGAGCAGATGGGAGGAACCAGGTGATCAAGCAACTCATCCAAGACCAGTATCTGGAGGGAATAATAACTCGAACAAACCTTCATCACGTTATTTAGAGGATGGAAGCTTTTTTAGAATGCGAAATGTTACATTGTCTTACAACCTTCCACCATTAGTTTTAAGCCAACTAAAACTAAGCAATATTAATGTATATGTCTCTGGTGATAATTTATTTACAATTACTAATTATAGTGGTGTAGATCCTAGTGTAGGAGGAATTACTGGTGAGGCAAGTTTAAGCTACCCTATTCCAAAGCGCTTAGTATTAGGTCTTAATGTGTCATTTTAA
- a CDS encoding VCBS repeat-containing protein — protein MVKRFLYITVLLCITLNNISCKHTQETENEIKLFTKINSELSGITFENKILESEQIHYYKYLYLYIGGGVAAADFNNDGLQDLFFTSNIYHNKLFINKGNLKFEDITPQSGIEKRAGFDTGVSVVDINSDGYLDIYINRAGWYQGDIKLANMLYINNGNLTFTEQAETYGLADTNKSISSTFFDYDKDGDLDVYISNAPSNFEISSKLIDLKKIQNSLETTLFKGSDKLYKNSGNNKFIDASLEAGILPDLGFGLNAQVGDLNNDGWQDIYVSNDFITPDFAYINNGDGTFTDKRNELFKHLSYYSMGSDIGDINNDGLYDLMVLDMSPEDYIRSKTTMSMTSIDKFNEMVTKNYHNQYMHNVLQLNNSNGTFSEVANMTGLSKTDWSWSVLFADFDLDGFNDIYVTNGVYRDVIDRDSNNEINKTIDKNKENLEEKDFYAFTKKLPQQKLTNYFFKNKGHLKFENTTTNWASEEPSFSNGAVYVDLDNDGDLDIVTNNLDEHATLLKNNAKQITKNNAIQFEFKGPKNNLFGVGTTVKLYLKNGEIQTRQLVNARGYLSSVSNTLHFGTRSYTTIPKVEIIWNDGKKQFLKDLKTNQLHIVNYSDSTSFIKTETDIVNRILFKEENLPFQHEDPAFNDFNKQLLLPHKLSQTGPAAAVADLNNDGLDDMYIGGGHNQAGQLLIAQTNGEFSAVPISAFITDKAFEDISACFFDADSDGDLDLYIVSGSYEFDIDDALLQNRLYINNGKNSFKRNKTAIPQIKESGSVVKAADFDKDGDIDLFIGSRVIPGKYPYTPNSYILINNNGIFSDKTDSIAPSVRQSGMVTSAQWNDIDKDDDLDLIITGEWMGIHVYINNNGKLTDNDQYKYLNQVTGWWNAIEVVDIDNDGDKDIIAGNLGLNYKFHASKEKPFHIYTNDFDNNGTEDIMLAKYYNSKLVPVRGKGCTAQQMPYLKERIITYTDFANSDIKEIIGDNFESAIHQQAIEFRSGLFINNDGEFIFKPFPQEAQIAPINSIVFKDFDNDGIKDLLLAGNNYQSEIETTRADAGIGTYLKGINNNFEYIKNQNTGFFANKDVRHVLYIKSKSDKIIIINNNSKHQEFSIQKP, from the coding sequence ATGGTAAAACGCTTCTTATATATTACAGTCCTACTGTGTATTACATTAAACAATATATCATGTAAGCATACCCAAGAGACAGAAAATGAAATTAAACTTTTCACTAAAATTAATTCTGAACTTTCAGGAATTACTTTTGAAAATAAAATACTAGAATCAGAACAGATTCACTATTACAAATATCTCTATTTATATATTGGAGGAGGTGTGGCTGCTGCCGATTTTAATAATGATGGCTTACAGGACTTATTCTTTACATCAAATATTTACCATAATAAATTATTTATAAATAAAGGAAATCTAAAATTTGAGGATATTACTCCACAATCTGGTATTGAAAAACGTGCAGGTTTCGATACAGGCGTTTCTGTAGTCGACATAAATAGTGATGGGTATTTGGATATATATATAAATCGCGCGGGATGGTACCAAGGAGACATCAAATTGGCCAATATGTTATACATAAATAATGGAAATCTCACTTTTACAGAACAAGCAGAAACATATGGTCTAGCTGATACTAATAAGTCAATTTCATCAACTTTCTTCGATTATGATAAAGATGGAGATCTAGATGTATACATTTCAAATGCTCCTTCAAATTTTGAGATATCATCTAAATTAATCGATTTAAAAAAAATACAAAATAGCCTAGAAACAACTTTGTTTAAAGGTAGTGATAAGCTTTACAAAAATTCAGGAAATAATAAATTTATAGATGCGTCTCTTGAAGCTGGAATTCTTCCTGATTTAGGCTTTGGTTTAAATGCTCAAGTAGGAGACTTAAACAACGATGGGTGGCAAGATATCTATGTCTCGAATGATTTTATAACTCCAGATTTTGCTTATATAAATAATGGAGATGGAACTTTTACTGACAAAAGAAATGAACTCTTTAAACACCTTTCTTATTATAGTATGGGAAGCGATATTGGAGATATAAACAATGACGGTTTATACGACTTAATGGTTTTAGATATGAGTCCAGAAGATTACATCCGTTCTAAAACAACAATGTCTATGACTTCAATAGATAAATTTAACGAAATGGTTACTAAGAATTACCATAATCAGTATATGCACAATGTCTTACAATTAAACAATAGCAATGGTACTTTTAGCGAAGTAGCAAATATGACAGGTTTATCTAAAACCGATTGGAGTTGGTCTGTACTATTTGCCGATTTTGACCTAGATGGTTTTAATGACATCTATGTGACCAACGGTGTGTATCGTGATGTTATAGATCGTGATAGTAATAATGAGATAAATAAAACTATAGATAAAAACAAAGAAAACCTAGAAGAAAAGGACTTTTACGCCTTCACTAAAAAGCTACCACAACAAAAATTAACAAACTACTTCTTTAAAAACAAAGGGCATTTAAAATTTGAAAACACAACTACAAATTGGGCGAGTGAAGAACCTTCTTTCTCTAATGGAGCTGTATATGTAGATTTAGATAACGACGGTGATTTAGATATAGTAACCAATAATTTAGACGAGCATGCCACTCTCCTTAAAAACAACGCAAAGCAAATCACTAAAAATAATGCTATTCAATTTGAATTCAAAGGACCAAAAAATAATCTTTTTGGTGTAGGGACTACAGTAAAATTATATTTAAAAAACGGAGAAATTCAAACTAGGCAACTTGTAAATGCTAGAGGATATTTATCTTCAGTCTCTAATACATTACATTTCGGAACGAGATCTTATACCACTATTCCTAAAGTTGAAATCATTTGGAATGACGGAAAAAAACAATTTCTAAAAGACTTAAAAACAAATCAATTACACATAGTTAATTACTCCGATAGTACAAGTTTTATAAAAACGGAAACTGATATAGTTAATCGAATATTATTTAAAGAAGAGAACCTCCCTTTTCAGCATGAAGACCCTGCATTTAACGATTTTAACAAACAACTCCTTTTACCCCACAAACTATCGCAAACGGGTCCAGCTGCAGCAGTTGCAGACCTAAATAATGATGGTTTAGATGACATGTATATTGGCGGTGGTCATAATCAAGCAGGACAATTATTAATAGCACAAACTAATGGTGAGTTTTCCGCCGTGCCTATTTCAGCTTTTATTACAGATAAAGCTTTTGAAGATATCAGTGCATGTTTTTTCGACGCAGACAGCGATGGTGATTTAGATTTATATATCGTTAGTGGAAGTTACGAATTTGATATTGATGACGCATTATTACAAAATCGATTATACATAAATAATGGTAAAAATTCATTTAAAAGAAATAAAACTGCCATTCCTCAAATAAAAGAGTCAGGTTCTGTAGTTAAAGCTGCAGATTTTGATAAAGATGGAGACATCGATTTATTTATAGGTAGCCGTGTAATACCCGGAAAATATCCATACACTCCGAATAGTTACATTTTAATTAATAATAACGGAATTTTTTCTGACAAAACAGATAGTATTGCTCCTAGTGTTAGACAATCAGGTATGGTTACTAGTGCACAATGGAACGATATAGATAAAGATGATGATCTTGATTTAATCATTACAGGCGAATGGATGGGTATTCACGTTTACATCAATAATAATGGAAAGCTAACTGATAATGACCAATATAAATATTTAAATCAAGTTACAGGTTGGTGGAATGCAATAGAAGTTGTAGATATAGACAATGATGGAGACAAAGATATTATTGCTGGAAACTTGGGCCTTAATTATAAGTTTCACGCTTCTAAAGAAAAGCCATTTCATATTTACACTAATGACTTTGACAATAATGGTACAGAAGACATTATGCTTGCAAAATATTACAACTCTAAACTAGTTCCTGTAAGAGGTAAAGGTTGTACTGCTCAACAAATGCCATATCTTAAAGAACGTATTATAACCTATACCGATTTTGCAAATAGTGACATAAAAGAAATTATAGGTGATAATTTTGAATCAGCAATTCACCAACAAGCAATAGAATTTCGTTCAGGATTATTTATAAATAATGACGGAGAATTTATTTTCAAACCTTTTCCTCAAGAAGCTCAAATAGCACCAATAAATAGTATTGTATTTAAGGACTTCGACAATGATGGTATAAAAGATTTGCTATTAGCAGGTAATAATTATCAATCTGAAATAGAAACCACACGTGCAGATGCTGGTATTGGCACCTACTTAAAAGGGATTAATAATAATTTTGAATACATAAAGAACCAAAATACAGGATTTTTTGCCAATAAAGATGTTAGACATGTGTTATATATAAAATCCAAATCAGATAAAATAATTATTATAAATAATAATTCTAAACATCAAGAATTTTCAATCCAAAAACCATAA
- a CDS encoding discoidin domain-containing protein, with protein sequence MNILTKYNKVTGLALLFAFSLITFISCDEDLVYPDQSKLPPATYDTSNWTISDYSSQEDQGGEGDTGRAADIIDGNTSTFWHTCWSGCTPVPPHFITVDMKKENEVHGFFLVQRQSLSRNLESIEIQVSQDGSTWSSAGTFNLEKIAAQQELVLSEPNSFRYYKMIVNSVFDGSDNAALAELVPYIAYN encoded by the coding sequence ATGAATATTCTTACAAAATATAATAAAGTCACAGGGTTAGCACTGTTATTTGCTTTCTCCTTAATAACATTCATTTCGTGCGACGAAGATTTAGTTTATCCAGACCAAAGCAAACTTCCTCCTGCTACTTATGACACGAGTAATTGGACAATTTCCGACTATAGCTCTCAAGAAGACCAAGGAGGCGAAGGAGACACAGGACGGGCTGCAGATATTATTGATGGAAATACATCTACATTTTGGCATACTTGCTGGAGTGGATGTACTCCTGTTCCTCCACATTTCATTACTGTAGATATGAAAAAAGAAAACGAAGTTCACGGATTCTTTTTAGTACAAAGACAATCTCTATCGAGAAACTTGGAATCTATAGAAATTCAGGTTAGCCAAGATGGTTCTACATGGTCATCAGCAGGAACCTTTAACCTAGAAAAAATTGCAGCTCAACAAGAATTGGTATTATCAGAACCTAATTCATTTCGTTATTATAAAATGATAGTAAACTCTGTTTTTGATGGTAGTGATAATGCTGCTTTAGCGGAATTAGTTCCATATATCGCCTACAATTAA
- a CDS encoding RagB/SusD family nutrient uptake outer membrane protein — MKKLYILLPLFALIITSCDLERNPYDQVAVEDLLSDPGSIEAATVGNYALLKGDLGYSGWVDDLHRISEYAGDNISLSGGTTDDLFYLYNYQAIPTNYRTARFWSNSYKVIVGTNVMIERIEEGVTEEEDQLLGENYYLRALVYFQMGNVFGRPYNQGPSNLSVPLKLTSATDDIPDRNTVEEVYEQVISDLEKAETLMNINKGASYASKQAAQALLSRVYLYKEDNNLAQEYADKVISSGEYTLLPTSEFKEMNTLRPDNNPEAIFAVTLSSESDLLGESDNWYTIGSLYASIEGIGWGEMYASSSYLNLINKNPNDARKAFIEPQYLEDDNGDGIPVVYWVNSQYSYEFRETTDSNGTTTFVDNGSTYTIYSETDSNGNELYFFNSSNGKQYVNKDFDLEKRNGYPKFYILKASLQEDDVHMWSPTVSRLAEMYLNKAEAYAKQGADDLALEAINVLRTRAGIPEMTLSDIPSGKTVLDIVLEERRLELAYEGHRRYDVYRNGDTMIRTYPGGHLNGTNPFYEIPSTSNRIIEFIPEQQIILQPSLIQNP, encoded by the coding sequence ATGAAAAAATTATATATACTATTACCACTTTTCGCTTTGATAATTACATCTTGCGATTTAGAAAGGAACCCATACGACCAAGTCGCTGTTGAAGACTTACTATCAGACCCAGGCTCTATTGAAGCTGCTACAGTAGGTAATTATGCTCTTTTAAAAGGGGATCTTGGATATTCGGGATGGGTAGACGATTTACATAGAATATCTGAATATGCAGGAGATAATATTTCTTTAAGCGGCGGAACTACAGATGATTTGTTTTACCTGTATAACTACCAAGCTATTCCTACCAATTATAGAACTGCTAGATTCTGGAGTAATTCTTATAAAGTTATAGTAGGAACCAATGTAATGATTGAAAGGATTGAAGAAGGGGTTACAGAAGAAGAAGATCAATTACTAGGAGAAAATTATTACCTAAGAGCTTTAGTATACTTCCAAATGGGTAATGTGTTTGGTAGACCCTATAATCAAGGACCTTCTAACTTATCTGTGCCTTTAAAATTAACTTCAGCTACAGATGATATTCCAGATCGTAATACTGTAGAAGAAGTTTACGAGCAAGTTATTAGTGATTTGGAAAAAGCAGAAACTTTAATGAATATTAACAAGGGGGCATCTTATGCTTCTAAACAAGCTGCACAAGCATTATTATCTCGTGTATATCTATATAAAGAAGATAATAATTTGGCTCAAGAATACGCGGATAAAGTAATTAGTTCTGGTGAATATACTTTATTACCTACTAGTGAGTTTAAGGAAATGAATACATTAAGACCTGATAATAATCCTGAAGCTATTTTTGCAGTAACTCTTAGCAGTGAATCAGATCTTTTAGGAGAAAGCGATAATTGGTATACTATAGGTTCACTTTATGCATCAATTGAGGGTATTGGTTGGGGAGAAATGTATGCGTCTAGCTCTTATTTAAATTTAATTAATAAGAATCCGAATGATGCAAGAAAAGCTTTTATTGAACCACAATATTTAGAAGATGATAATGGAGATGGAATTCCAGTGGTCTATTGGGTAAATTCTCAATACTCATATGAATTTAGAGAAACTACAGATTCTAATGGTACAACAACTTTTGTTGATAATGGAAGTACATATACTATATACTCGGAAACAGATTCAAACGGAAATGAACTTTATTTCTTTAATAGTAGTAACGGAAAACAATATGTTAACAAAGATTTTGATTTAGAAAAACGTAATGGGTATCCAAAATTTTACATTCTTAAAGCTTCTTTACAAGAAGATGACGTACATATGTGGTCACCAACTGTATCACGTTTAGCAGAAATGTACCTTAACAAAGCAGAAGCATATGCTAAACAAGGAGCTGACGACTTAGCCTTAGAAGCAATTAATGTTTTAAGAACTCGTGCTGGTATCCCAGAAATGACATTATCGGATATTCCATCAGGAAAAACTGTATTGGATATTGTATTAGAGGAACGCAGATTAGAATTAGCATACGAAGGGCATAGAAGATATGACGTATATAGAAATGGAGACACTATGATTCGTACATATCCTGGTGGGCATTTAAATGGAACTAACCCTTTTTACGAAATACCATCTACGAGCAACAGAATCATTGAATTTATTCCTGAACAACAAATAATATTACAGCCAAGTTTAATTCAAAACCCATAA